One window from the genome of Alkalihalobacillus sp. LMS6 encodes:
- a CDS encoding Ku protein, whose amino-acid sequence MHTVWKGSISFGLVNIPVKLHTATENKDIKLRQLHKKCHTPINYKKVCPDCEEEVKNEDIVKAYEYAKNKFVVLDAEDLEQLKKEQEDKAVEIIDFVKLEEIDPIYFEKSYFIAPDSNGSKAYGLLREGLLKSKKIGIAKIMIRSKEQLAIVRVYQTGLMMETIHFPDEVRKFEDVPNVPEEQEIVKKELDAALMLIEQLTTPFDPEKYQDDYRHALMELIEKKKAGEEVVTTTQEAKTDSNVTDIMSALQASLDKTKQKKAPAKKKTSTKAKKNA is encoded by the coding sequence ATGCACACGGTTTGGAAAGGAAGCATTAGCTTTGGTCTCGTGAATATCCCTGTAAAGCTGCATACCGCAACGGAAAACAAAGATATTAAGCTAAGACAACTTCATAAAAAGTGCCATACGCCAATCAATTACAAAAAAGTTTGCCCTGATTGCGAAGAAGAAGTGAAGAATGAAGACATTGTAAAAGCGTATGAGTATGCGAAAAACAAATTTGTCGTTCTTGATGCGGAAGACTTAGAGCAACTTAAAAAAGAACAAGAAGACAAAGCGGTAGAAATTATTGATTTTGTGAAGTTAGAAGAGATTGACCCGATTTATTTTGAGAAAAGTTACTTTATCGCCCCTGATTCTAATGGAAGTAAAGCCTATGGCTTGTTGCGTGAAGGGTTACTGAAATCTAAAAAGATTGGAATCGCTAAAATTATGATTCGTTCAAAAGAACAATTGGCGATTGTACGTGTCTATCAGACAGGGTTAATGATGGAGACCATTCACTTTCCAGATGAGGTCAGAAAATTTGAAGATGTACCAAACGTACCTGAAGAACAAGAAATCGTGAAAAAGGAATTAGACGCAGCTCTAATGTTAATTGAACAACTGACTACTCCGTTTGATCCTGAAAAATATCAAGATGACTATCGCCATGCGCTTATGGAGTTAATTGAAAAGAAAAAGGCTGGGGAAGAGGTTGTAACCACAACACAAGAAGCGAAAACCGATTCAAATGTAACCGACATTATGTCCGCGTTGCAAGCATCGCTTGATAAAACCAAACAGAAAAAAGCGCCTGCAAAGAAAAAAACGTCTACAAAAGCTAAGAAGAACGCTTAG
- a CDS encoding VOC family protein has product MFFEMTYQVRVLDYEEGIRWYTTFFNREADFTPHEGFAEWEMLPGCWLQVAEGQPTQGSGPMRLAVVDLEDEVRRMQETLEIVEIEAFSRDEVPVKWTTFSDPWGNRIGLFEYRNKLEEQQRINELRPNKQN; this is encoded by the coding sequence ATGTTTTTTGAAATGACGTATCAGGTGCGGGTGCTGGATTATGAAGAGGGTATACGTTGGTATACGACATTTTTTAATCGCGAGGCTGATTTTACTCCTCATGAAGGGTTTGCAGAGTGGGAAATGTTGCCTGGGTGTTGGTTGCAAGTGGCGGAAGGGCAACCTACGCAAGGGAGTGGACCAATGCGTTTGGCGGTTGTGGACTTAGAAGATGAAGTCAGACGTATGCAAGAGACGTTAGAGATTGTTGAAATAGAGGCGTTTTCACGAGATGAAGTGCCTGTGAAGTGGACAACATTTTCAGATCCATGGGGAAATCGTATTGGTTTGTTTGAATATCGAAATAAGTTGGAAGAGCAGCAGCGGATAAACGAACTGCGTCCGAACAAACAGAATTAA
- a CDS encoding VOC family protein translates to MKITGIHHISLIVSDIERARAFYGATLQLRGLVRPPFNFAGAWYALGTQQLHLIEDKQGSRQNDEIKTRGRHVAFRVEDVDQVIEFLQQRDIPFVKKKFSTSGFHQIFINDPDGNTIEFMSEID, encoded by the coding sequence GTGAAAATAACAGGCATTCATCACATTAGTCTCATTGTGAGTGATATTGAACGCGCGCGGGCATTTTATGGTGCAACCTTACAGCTACGTGGATTAGTGCGCCCGCCATTTAATTTTGCAGGTGCATGGTATGCGTTAGGTACACAGCAACTTCATTTAATTGAGGATAAACAAGGAAGCAGACAGAATGACGAGATCAAAACACGAGGCAGACATGTTGCATTTCGCGTAGAAGATGTGGATCAAGTAATCGAATTTTTACAGCAGCGCGATATCCCATTTGTTAAAAAAAAGTTCAGCACAAGCGGCTTTCATCAAATTTTTATCAATGATCCAGATGGAAATACAATTGAATTTATGAGTGAAATCGATTAA